The following coding sequences are from one Ammoniphilus sp. CFH 90114 window:
- a CDS encoding DEAD/DEAH box helicase yields MNFDEYDLSDDIRRALDLLKYETPTEVQRQVLPIALQNQDLVVKSQTGSGKTAAFGIPVCEKLQWEEKHPQALILTPTRELAVQVRDDLTNIGRFKRIKAMAVYGKEPFSKQREELQQKNHIIVGTPGRVMDHIERGTLVLDQMKYLIIDEADEMLNMGFIDQVEKIIQQLPSQRITMVFSATLPNDVEKLCHQYMKKPVHIEIAASGITTETIEHALIEVNDAHKLSLLKEVTIIENPDSCIIFCGTKVHVDTVYNELNRSHYSVERLHGGLEQEDRFAVMEGFKMGNFRYLVATDVAARGIDIDNVTLVINYDVPMEKESYVHRTGRTGRAGKKGKAITLATPAEGKYLRSIENYIGFKIPKIEAPRHQDVARAKAAFEEKISGRRIVKNNKTARINQGIMKLYFSGGKKKKLRAVDFVGTIAKIPGVTVEDIGIITVQDQFSYVDILNGKGSLVLQAMENTPIKGKKLKVSPANK; encoded by the coding sequence AGGCAGTGGTAAAACGGCAGCCTTTGGTATACCGGTTTGCGAAAAATTGCAGTGGGAGGAGAAACATCCACAGGCCTTAATCCTAACTCCCACGCGTGAGCTTGCTGTGCAAGTCCGTGACGATCTTACCAATATCGGTAGGTTTAAGCGGATCAAGGCAATGGCCGTATATGGGAAAGAGCCTTTTTCCAAACAAAGAGAAGAGCTGCAACAAAAGAACCATATCATTGTGGGTACCCCGGGGCGTGTCATGGACCATATCGAGAGAGGGACCCTAGTATTAGATCAAATGAAGTATCTGATTATAGATGAAGCAGATGAGATGCTAAACATGGGATTTATCGATCAGGTAGAAAAGATTATCCAACAACTCCCCTCGCAAAGAATAACCATGGTCTTTTCAGCTACCCTGCCTAATGATGTAGAGAAGCTCTGTCATCAATACATGAAAAAGCCTGTTCATATTGAAATTGCCGCTTCCGGAATCACAACGGAAACCATTGAACATGCCCTAATCGAAGTGAATGATGCGCATAAGCTCTCCCTCCTTAAAGAGGTTACAATCATTGAAAATCCTGATAGCTGTATTATTTTCTGTGGAACCAAAGTACATGTGGATACGGTATACAACGAATTGAATAGATCCCATTATTCTGTTGAAAGACTCCATGGAGGATTAGAGCAAGAAGATCGGTTTGCCGTTATGGAGGGCTTTAAAATGGGGAATTTCCGTTATCTTGTAGCCACGGATGTTGCTGCGCGGGGAATTGATATTGATAATGTGACCCTTGTCATTAACTATGATGTCCCTATGGAGAAGGAAAGCTATGTACACCGAACAGGCAGAACGGGTCGTGCTGGAAAGAAAGGAAAAGCCATCACGCTTGCCACACCTGCGGAGGGGAAGTATCTTAGATCGATTGAGAACTACATAGGGTTTAAGATTCCTAAAATCGAAGCGCCTCGACACCAGGATGTCGCAAGGGCCAAGGCTGCTTTCGAAGAAAAAATCAGCGGTCGCAGAATCGTTAAAAATAATAAAACGGCACGAATCAACCAGGGGATTATGAAGCTCTATTTCAGTGGAGGGAAAAAGAAAAAACTTCGAGCCGTAGATTTTGTGGGAACGATTGCGAAGATCCCTGGTGTAACAGTGGAGGATATAGGAATTATAACGGTTCAGGATCAGTTTTCTTATGTTGATATTCTTAATGGAAAAGGCTCTTTGGTTCTACAAGCCATGGAAAATACACCTATAAAAGGAAAAAAGTTAAAAGTGAGCCCGGCTAATAAATAA